The following are encoded in a window of Kitasatospora fiedleri genomic DNA:
- a CDS encoding DUF881 domain-containing protein: MSEEREPRERDAGRPEPEVPVAPEAGDTPGARSAAAAREASGEPPVVASAGSEPVEPPADGRTRLKAAVWPPRVSRGQLVVALLLFALGLALAIQVRSTNDHSELRGARQEDLVRILDELDGKQQRLQSERTQLEQSLAQLENSSNQAKEAQEQTRKKAAELGVLAGTEKATGPGIVLTIDDPQGQVKADMLLDTLQELRAAGAEAIQINDVRVVAGTYFTDNSSGGVQIDGKSVSQPFRFTVVGNPQDLAPALNIPGGVVRSLENHQARATIVQQQKVLVDALATPKPLQYGKPAAK, encoded by the coding sequence GTGAGCGAGGAGCGGGAGCCGCGGGAGCGGGACGCGGGACGGCCGGAGCCGGAGGTGCCGGTGGCGCCGGAGGCGGGGGACACGCCCGGCGCGCGGTCCGCGGCGGCGGCGCGGGAGGCATCCGGGGAGCCGCCGGTGGTGGCGTCCGCGGGGTCGGAGCCGGTGGAGCCGCCCGCGGACGGGCGGACCCGGCTGAAGGCGGCGGTGTGGCCGCCGCGGGTGTCGCGGGGGCAGCTGGTGGTGGCGCTGCTGCTGTTCGCGCTGGGGCTGGCGCTGGCGATCCAGGTGCGGTCGACCAACGACCACAGCGAGCTGCGCGGGGCCCGGCAGGAGGACCTGGTGCGCATCCTGGACGAGCTGGACGGGAAGCAGCAGCGCCTGCAGTCGGAGCGGACGCAGCTGGAGCAGTCCCTGGCGCAGTTGGAGAACTCGTCCAACCAGGCCAAGGAGGCCCAGGAGCAGACCCGCAAGAAGGCGGCCGAACTGGGCGTGCTGGCGGGGACGGAGAAGGCGACCGGCCCGGGGATCGTGCTGACGATCGACGATCCCCAAGGGCAGGTGAAGGCGGATATGCTGCTGGACACCCTGCAGGAACTCCGAGCGGCGGGGGCGGAGGCGATTCAGATCAACGACGTGCGCGTGGTGGCCGGTACGTACTTCACCGACAACTCGTCGGGCGGCGTGCAGATCGACGGGAAGAGCGTCTCGCAGCCGTTCCGCTTCACCGTCGTGGGCAACCCGCAGGACCTGGCTCCGGCGCTCAACATTCCCGGTGGTGTGGTGCGCAGCCTGGAGAACCACCAGGCGCGGGCGACCATCGTCCAGCAGCAGAAGGTCCTGGTGGACGCGTTGGCCACGCCGAAGCCGTTGCAGTACGGCAAGCCGGCGGCGAAGTGA
- a CDS encoding small basic family protein codes for MIAVLGLVIGVIVGVFVQPEVPNAVVPYLPIAVVAALDAVFGGVRAMLDGIFDDKVFVVSFLSNVVVAALIVFLGDQLGVGSQLSTGVVVVLGIRIFSNAAAIRRHVFRA; via the coding sequence GTGATTGCCGTACTGGGTCTGGTGATCGGCGTGATCGTCGGCGTGTTCGTGCAGCCGGAGGTGCCGAACGCGGTGGTGCCGTACCTGCCGATCGCGGTGGTGGCGGCGCTGGACGCGGTGTTCGGCGGCGTGCGGGCGATGTTGGACGGGATCTTCGACGACAAGGTCTTCGTGGTGTCGTTCCTGTCAAACGTCGTGGTGGCGGCGCTGATCGTCTTCCTGGGCGACCAGCTGGGCGTGGGGTCGCAGCTGTCCACCGGCGTGGTGGTGGTGCTGGGCATCCGGATCTTCTCGAACGCGGCGGCGATCCGCCGGCACGTGTTCAGGGCGTAG
- a CDS encoding DUF881 domain-containing protein, which yields MWRMPATPTPSDPEGRFRRPDASMSLLTTVMEHSLDDGYAEAARARGAEGSSRLPSTARGRLVLALGLALAAVVVTVGAVNTHAAAPVLAQERDALVTRVNDANKAADELQRQVEADRDKVEKAQEAALQTGDDSAAAQLAARTGTGEITGPGVKLVIDDASGSGSGGNVSDPRNTGGYGKDGRVKDHDLQYAVNGLWLAGAEAVSVNGQRLTALSAIRAAGDAILVDNRPLVPPYTVLAIGDGPRLAQAFQDNEGGRYLKIIQDSYGIRSTVSAQKSLTLPAALGVTLRVAGPEASPSPEASAEPSSSPSAASSPSVSPSRSGAPSGSPGAAPSKSARSTATKSPSTGTGAATP from the coding sequence ATGTGGCGCATGCCAGCAACGCCGACGCCGAGTGACCCGGAGGGGCGCTTCCGCCGCCCGGACGCCTCGATGTCCCTGCTGACCACGGTCATGGAGCACTCGCTCGACGACGGGTACGCGGAGGCGGCCCGGGCGCGCGGGGCGGAGGGCAGCTCCCGGCTGCCGTCGACGGCCAGGGGGCGGCTGGTGCTGGCCCTGGGGCTGGCGCTGGCCGCGGTCGTGGTGACGGTCGGGGCGGTCAACACGCACGCCGCGGCGCCCGTCCTGGCCCAGGAGCGGGACGCCCTGGTGACCCGGGTGAACGACGCCAACAAGGCGGCGGACGAGTTGCAGCGGCAGGTCGAGGCGGACCGCGACAAGGTCGAGAAGGCCCAGGAGGCGGCGCTGCAGACCGGCGACGACAGCGCGGCGGCGCAGCTGGCGGCGCGCACCGGGACCGGGGAGATCACCGGGCCGGGCGTCAAGCTGGTGATCGACGACGCCTCCGGGAGCGGTTCGGGCGGCAACGTCAGCGATCCGCGGAACACCGGCGGCTACGGCAAGGACGGCCGGGTCAAGGACCACGACCTGCAGTACGCGGTGAACGGGCTGTGGCTGGCCGGCGCGGAGGCGGTGTCCGTGAACGGGCAGCGGCTGACCGCGCTGTCGGCGATCCGGGCGGCCGGCGACGCGATCCTGGTGGACAACCGGCCGCTGGTGCCGCCGTACACGGTGCTGGCGATCGGGGACGGGCCGCGGCTGGCCCAGGCTTTCCAGGACAACGAGGGCGGCCGCTACCTGAAGATCATCCAGGACAGCTACGGCATCCGGTCGACGGTGTCGGCGCAGAAGTCGCTGACGCTGCCGGCCGCGCTGGGCGTGACGCTCCGGGTGGCCGGGCCGGAGGCGTCCCCGTCCCCGGAGGCTTCGGCCGAGCCGTCGTCCTCGCCCTCCGCCGCATCGTCCCCGTCCGTCTCGCCGTCGCGGTCCGGTGCGCCCTCGGGGTCGCCGGGTGCGGCGCCGTCGAAGTCCGCGCGGTCGACCGCGACGAAGTCCCCTTCCACTGGAACAGGAGCTGCTACACCGTGA
- a CDS encoding CDP-alcohol phosphatidyltransferase family protein produces the protein MEVQETRVQTDRVLTIPNLLSMARLVGVPIFLWLVLWPVFGGPKNDGWAIVVLMLSGVSDYLDGKLARRWGQISRLGQLLDPAADRLYIVSTLVGLTWREILPWWLTALLVAREAFVGVVLLRLNRAGYGPLNVSFLGKAATFNLMYAFPLLLLGVGTGWVHQVAGVVSWAFIWWGTTLYWWAGALYAVQARQILRAEHAAAV, from the coding sequence GTGGAGGTCCAGGAGACGCGCGTTCAGACCGACCGGGTCCTCACGATCCCCAACCTGCTGAGCATGGCTCGGCTGGTGGGCGTGCCGATCTTCCTGTGGTTGGTGCTGTGGCCGGTCTTCGGGGGGCCGAAGAACGACGGGTGGGCGATTGTCGTTCTGATGTTGAGCGGGGTCAGTGACTACCTGGACGGGAAGCTGGCCCGGCGGTGGGGGCAGATCAGCCGGCTGGGGCAGTTGCTGGACCCGGCCGCGGACCGGTTGTACATCGTGTCGACGCTGGTGGGTCTGACCTGGCGGGAGATCCTGCCCTGGTGGCTGACGGCGCTGCTGGTGGCGCGGGAGGCGTTCGTCGGGGTGGTGCTGCTGCGGCTCAACCGGGCGGGTTACGGGCCGTTGAACGTGAGTTTCCTCGGGAAGGCGGCGACGTTCAATCTGATGTACGCGTTTCCGCTTCTGCTGCTGGGGGTGGGCACGGGGTGGGTGCACCAGGTTGCGGGAGTGGTGAGTTGGGCGTTCATCTGGTGGGGGACGACGCTGTACTGGTGGGCCGGTGCGCTGTATGCGGTGCAGGCCCGGCAGATCCTCCGGGCGGAGCACGCTGCTGCCGTTTGA